From the Cryptomeria japonica chromosome 2, Sugi_1.0, whole genome shotgun sequence genome, one window contains:
- the LOC131048198 gene encoding uncharacterized protein LOC131048198, translating to MASLTPGILLKLLQNMNSDERVGGEYRSVLLQVISIVPALAGSELWPNKGFYIKVSDSSHSTYVSLNDEDNDLILADKLQLGQFIYVEKLKSASPVPKVVGVKPVPGRHPCIGSPEDLMAKNSFLKQPAAKSSEKNVSADKSSDKVVSAGFERRPKRSTDRALNPNLMNTISLSERPSINVAERMKQLRAASSENLQPEKSNNNNKSEKKHSSLSTAKMVKSGAANRVKSQAPLASTTPQEERKIVIKEDPAAVPSRYRQGISPNTKRTPHSSQVFTSFDESPNEKLSKASSGGKVSPKKKKPAGCMPKTPPDLTCVTGKSLHKSWEGAVTGVKEQREKTSSKNSVQSKTQVAQSRGIDSTHCTPAGKEALGSPRDASEISKLSSRRNSVSQKPKLSPVDELCHRLSQLKIHDKKWTDGSVPWDSLPANIVEFGKDALKRRNAASVAAAEALVEASASESVIRCMSMFSELLSSAKTEDPHPSIDQFFSIHEMIVQSMNISKALAKCRAANKQEDQENSDKLDPEFVNICAEKQKNAAQLVKVTLATDLASISFLINSIFKNLHVKEAKKDRAPSNPQNTALDAPSDMQTSKSQALSLSSRRSSLDNKIPVKSPLSSVPESKGDKKQNSSEKSDIKPPSGMKVNAFKGHSIGAILSGRNAKAQSKVSPEPCLREPYVEWMRGNGMNETAELAKHLQKEAQSWFLKFIENVLNTGFQPCNENEDITKNSTGKSQLQQEKSQIAAMLSQLKKANDWLDELVHDPADEDSAKLVETVDRLKQKMYEFLLQHVESAASALDNQANGV from the exons ATGGCTTCGCTTACCCCCGGAATTTTACTCAAGCTTCTGCAGAATATGAATTCTGATGAGAGGGTAGGTGGAGAGTACCGTTCTGTTTTATTACAGGTTATCAGCATTGTCCCGGCTCTGGCAGGCAGCGAGCTTTGGCCGAACAAAGGTTTTTATATCAAAGTTTCCGATTCTTCACATTCAACTTATGTTTCCCTGAATGACGAGGATAATGACCTTATTTTAGCCGACAAGTTGCAATTAGGGCAGTTTATTTATGTTGAGAAGCTTAAATCGGCCTCTCCTGTACCTAAAGTCGTGGGAGTAAAGCCCGTTCCGGGAAGACATCCATGCATTGGGAGCCCCGAGGATCTTATGGCTAAAAATAGCTTCTTAAAGCAGCCGGCCGCCAAATCTTCTGAAAAAAATGTGTCTGCCGATAAATCTTCGGACAAAGTTGTCTCGGCCGGATTTGAGCGTCGGCCAAAAAGGTCCACAGATCGTGCTCTGAATCCTAATCTGATGAACACAATTTCACTTTCcgaaaggccttcaattaatgttGCTGAAAGGATGAAACAGCTCAGGGCGGCTTCTTCAGAAAATTTGCAGCCAGAAAAGagtaataataataacaaatctgAAAAGAAACACTCCAGTCTTTCCACGGCAAAGATGGTCAAATCTGGAGCAGCAAACAGGGTTAAGTCTCAAGCACCTTTGGCTTCAACCACACCCCAAGAGGAGAGGAAGATAGTGATCAAGGAGGATCCGGCAGCTGTTCCCTCGAGGTACAGACAAGGAATTTCTCCTAATACTAAGAGAACACCTCATTCTTCACAGGTTTTCACATCTTTTGACGAATCTCCGAATGAAAAGTTATCTAAGGCTTCTAGTGGTGGCAAGGTGTCTCCCAAAAAGAAGAAACCTGCAGGTTGTATGCCCAAAACGCCACCAGATTTGACGTGTGTAACTGGTAAGTCTCTGCATAAAAGCTGGGAAGGTGCAGTCACTGGTGTAAAAGAGCAGAGAGAAAAAACATCTTCCAAAAACTCAGTCCAATCCAAAACTCAG GTGGCTCAATCTCGAGGAATAGATAGCACACATTGCACTCCTGCAGGCAAAGAAGCTCTTGGCTCACCTAGGGATGCTTCTGAGATCTCAAAACTTTCTAGCAGAAGAAACTCTgtttcccaaaaacctaaattgtCTCCAGTGGACGAACTCTGTCATCGTTTATCCCAACTTAAGATTCATGATAAGAAATGGACAGATGGGAGTGTGCCGTGGGATTCACTTCCTGCCAATATAGTTGAATTTGGAAAG GATGCCTTGAAAAGGCGGAATGCTGCTTCTGTAGCGGCAGCTGAGGCATTGGTAGAAGCATCAGCTTCTGAATCTGTCATCCGATGTATGAG CATGTTTTCAGAGCTACTGTCTTCAGCAAAGACAGAGGATCCTCATCCTTCAATTGATCAGTTCTTTTCCATTCATGAGATGATTGTGCAATCAATGAATATATCCAAAGCGCTTGCCAAGTGTAGGGCTGCTAATAAGCAAGAGGATCAGGAGAATTCAGATAAATTGGACCCTGAGTTCGTCAATATCTGTGCAGAGAAACAAAAAAATGCTGCTCAACTGGTCAAAGTTACATTGGCAACAGATTTGGCATCAATTTCTTTTCTCATCAACTCTATATTTAAAAATTTACACGTGAAAGAAGCTAAAAAGGACAGAGCACCAAGCAACCCACAAAATACTGCATTAGATGCCCCCTCTGATATGCAAACTTCAAAGAGCCAGGCTCTTTCTTTATCTTCTAGAAGGTCTTCGTTGGATAACAAAATTCCAGTGAAGTCTCCATTGTCCTCTGTGCCTGAGTCTAAAGGTGATAAGAAGCAAAACAGTTCTGAAAAGTCTGATATCAAGCCACCCTCTGGTATGAAGGTAAATGCATTCAAAGGACATTCTATTGGCGCTATTTTGAGTGGTAGAAATGCAAAAGCTCAATCTAAAGTTTCTCCAGAGCCATGTTTGAGAGAACCTTACGTGGAATGGATGAGAGGAAATGGTATGAATGAAACAGCAGAACTTGCAAAACATTTGCAAAAGGAGGCACAGAGCTGGTTCCTGAAGTTCATAGAGAATGTCTTAAATACCGGATTTCAACCCTGTAATGAAAATGAAGACATCACAAAAAATTCAACAGGTAAAAGCCAATTGCAGCAAGAGAAAAGCCAGATCGCAGCAATGTTATCTCAACTTAAAAAGGCCAATGACTGGTTGGATGAGCTTGTGCATGATCCAGCAGATGAAGACAGTGCAAAATTGGTGGAAACTGTTGATAGGCTGAAGCAGAAAATGTACGAATTTTTGCTTCAGCATGTAGAGTCTGCTGCTTCTGCTCTTGATAACCAAGCTAATGGAGTCTAA